The window CCCATGGGGGTTCTGGGACGTCTGATAGTCTTTGACGAAAGTGACGTCATAACCGCCGGTTTCGGCATGGAACTGCACCCAGTTCTGCAAATGCGACCCGCTGATAAGCTCAAAACTCTCCTTGTCGAGATATTGCAGCACGCACTCGCCGATGACCTGTCCATTGTGATTGCAGGCCAGGTATTGCTTCGCGCGACCCGGAACGAAGCCCTCGAAACTATTGATCCCGAGATAGTTCAGCAGCCGGAACGCGTCAGGCCCTTTCAAGAACAGTTCGGGCATGTGGTGGGACTGGTCGAACAGAACCGCGGTTTCGCGCCAGGCGCGCTGCTCGTCGAGCCAGTTCGTGAACTGCGGCGGCACCGGTGTCAGGGCCGCTCTATCGCGGGCATGCGGCCCAAGCGTATCATTGTAGAAATAGTTAACAAGATCGGGGATCGAATCGATAAGTTCCTGAACCGATCGTTCCTTAGCGCAAGTCATTCTTCCTCCCAGTAACTTCCCCGGTGTTCTACGCCTGCGCGGCAACCGCGTAGGCTGAACCGCCCTGCAGCCACTCGCGACCGCGGCGATAGAGATCCTCCACGATCGGCCCCGTCAGGCCCGGCATGTCTGTCTTCACCTTGAAGCCAAGGCCGGACTGCAAATAGGCAAGATGCCGATAGCCCACCGGGAAACTCTCGAGTCTCGACCTTTCAATTGCCGGGACCTTGGCAGGATCTACGGGATCGAGACGATCCTTCTCGTAGATCGGCTGCCGCAGAACCACACCCCATTTCCCGCTGCGCTTCTCGAGAAAATCGAAGAAGCGTCCGGTACACACCACATCGCATTCGACGCCATCCACGGCAGCACGCTGGTTGATCGTCATCTTTGTCTGGGCAACCGCGCGCGGTGCGGCCAGATCGACGGTGATACCGCCGAGAAAATGCAGGATGCTGATGCCGTTATCAAAGCCTTCACGGCTAACCCTGATGAACTCGTCTGCGGTTCCCTGAAACCAGGTCGCCATCATCACGCCGTCGTCGTGCCAGACAGTTCGGAACCGCTCCCAGTCGCCGGCGTCCCGCCATAACGCCCAGTTCTCCAGCAAATCGCGGATGAGTTGGCGATCCTTCTCTATTTCAGAAGATAACATATCAGAAAATCTCTTGTAACTTGATACCAACTATTTGATCACTATGCTTTCGATATGTGCATAGCAATAAGGCTACCTGACCAAATTATTCGCATCGTGTCAAATGACAAACGCAGTTCCAACACAAATCATGCAGCAAGAACATTCTCGCGATCGGCTTTTCCCCGATGGACCTGACCGATCATTGAACCGGTCTTTCCGAGCGGAGTGTACTGGCCCTCTGACCATCAGACAGGCTCGCGTCTGGTTCGAAAATCTTGATTGCCGGCGACCAAATTGCGAAAATATGCGAGTGGCAGCCCATCGTTCAGGCTTGAACGATTCAACGCATCCAGTCGATCGGAGTATTTCATGATTTCTTGGCGCCGGCAGAACATTGGACGTCGAATGAACGAGTCGGTACGCCGCTTTGACGGGAGAATCATGCACTTGCTGAGAGAGCGAGGCTACAACTATCTCTCGCTCGCGCAACTCAGCGTAACCCGAAATCTCGACGATGACGGGACGCGGTTGACGGAGCTTGCTCGCCGCGCCGGCATGACAAAGCAATCGATGGGCGAACTCGTCAAGCAGGTAGAGGACTTGCAACTCATCGAACGGCGGCGCGATCCCCTCGACGCTCGCGCGCGCCTTATTTGCTTCACACCGTCCGGCTTCGACTGGCTTGAGGCGTTCCATCAAAGCCTCATGATCGCGGAGGCTGAAATGAGCGCCGAAATCGGCCCCGAAGCCGTCAGCTTCATCAATCATGCGCTAGGAAAATATTCCGACGACTGGTTCGATCCCCATTGACGGCGGCTGCGTAAGCGCCGCCCACCGTCGCGCTCGCGTGCCACAAGATAGTAGACGACCGGTCTAATAGCAGATACGTTGCGACCCCTATCAGCCGGCGCGGTCGATGCCTGCGCGTCAAACAAGGACCAGGGAGACAGCAATGAAGGCGGGGTCGTTTGCGGGAGGGGGCGAAATCCTACGCTAAGCCGAGAACGCGCTTACCGTAGTCCCTGAGTTCGCCCTTCGGGCCTACGTAACGGTAGAGAGTGACGCGCTCGATCCCGAGTTCCTTGCACAGGTGGGAAACGGAAGTATCGCGCTGGGCCATGGCTGCCTGGGCGAGGCGCACCTGTGCTTTGGTCAGGGCGAATTTCCGACCACCTTTGCGGCCTCGCGCTCTGGCAGCGGCAAGACCGGCCATGGTGCGTTCGCGGATCAGGTCACGCTCGAACTCGGCCAGGGTTGCGAAGATGCCGAACACCATACGGCCGGATGCGGTCGTGGTGTCGATCTGAGCGCCCTTTCCGGTCAGCACACGCAGGCCGACGTTTCGATCCGACAGATCCTTCACCGTGTTGACCAGGTGGGCAAGCGACCGCCCGAGGCGGTCGAGCTTCCAGATCACCAGCACATCGCCGTCGCGCAAGGATTTCAGGCAGGCGGCCAGTCCGGGCCGGTCGTCGCGGCCGCCGGAAGCGCGATCCTCGTAGATATTGTCTTGGTCGACGCCGGCGGCGCGCAGGGCGTCGTGCTGCAGGTCGAGGGACTGTGAGCCATCGGCTTTGGAGACTCGGGCATATCCGATCAGCATGTTTCTTAAACGCTGGTTTGAGG is drawn from Rhizobiaceae bacterium and contains these coding sequences:
- a CDS encoding nuclear transport factor 2 family protein, which produces MLSSEIEKDRQLIRDLLENWALWRDAGDWERFRTVWHDDGVMMATWFQGTADEFIRVSREGFDNGISILHFLGGITVDLAAPRAVAQTKMTINQRAAVDGVECDVVCTGRFFDFLEKRSGKWGVVLRQPIYEKDRLDPVDPAKVPAIERSRLESFPVGYRHLAYLQSGLGFKVKTDMPGLTGPIVEDLYRRGREWLQGGSAYAVAAQA
- a CDS encoding MarR family transcriptional regulator, yielding MHLLRERGYNYLSLAQLSVTRNLDDDGTRLTELARRAGMTKQSMGELVKQVEDLQLIERRRDPLDARARLICFTPSGFDWLEAFHQSLMIAEAEMSAEIGPEAVSFINHALGKYSDDWFDPH
- a CDS encoding recombinase family protein: MLIGYARVSKADGSQSLDLQHDALRAAGVDQDNIYEDRASGGRDDRPGLAACLKSLRDGDVLVIWKLDRLGRSLAHLVNTVKDLSDRNVGLRVLTGKGAQIDTTTASGRMVFGIFATLAEFERDLIRERTMAGLAAARARGRKGGRKFALTKAQVRLAQAAMAQRDTSVSHLCKELGIERVTLYRYVGPKGELRDYGKRVLGLA